Proteins from a genomic interval of Halostella salina:
- a CDS encoding DnaJ domain-containing protein, whose product MAGALLSPRRQQAGKRRMAETYYDVLGVGRDASQDEIEDAYREKVKETHPDVSDAPDASERFREVTRAEEVLGNADERARYDRLGHDAYVRHIHGGNAAGTEQSPWTAEREDAADATNSADSTDSNGSTDPSDAAEQWATDEATGFGSDDGTATDRREDRSTAGERGATAAGGQSRSSRRQQFYRERTGREESSSYAVRDWGQAAAREDRVRVPLTPDRVMFLAGMLFLYPVMVASTFLPAFPLLARLVVGGCTLLVTGYLLTVPPLGTVLFGVWSVLAPLGVVALSADPFSLAAVAAVGGAWSLFAFAVGLERALSP is encoded by the coding sequence ATGGCCGGGGCGCTTTTGTCACCGCGGCGGCAACAGGCCGGGAAGCGCCGCATGGCGGAGACGTACTACGACGTGCTCGGGGTCGGGCGCGACGCCTCGCAGGACGAGATCGAGGACGCCTACCGCGAGAAGGTCAAGGAGACCCACCCGGACGTGAGCGACGCGCCCGACGCGAGCGAGCGGTTCCGCGAGGTGACCCGCGCCGAGGAGGTGCTGGGCAATGCCGACGAGCGCGCCCGCTACGACCGCCTCGGCCACGACGCGTACGTCCGCCACATCCACGGCGGCAACGCCGCCGGAACCGAGCAGTCGCCGTGGACGGCCGAGCGCGAGGACGCCGCCGACGCGACGAATTCGGCCGACTCGACGGATTCGAATGGCTCAACGGATCCGAGCGACGCCGCCGAGCAGTGGGCGACCGACGAGGCGACCGGCTTCGGGAGCGACGACGGAACTGCGACCGACCGACGCGAGGACCGGTCGACCGCGGGCGAACGCGGGGCGACCGCCGCCGGCGGCCAGTCGCGCTCCAGCCGCCGCCAGCAGTTCTACCGGGAACGCACGGGCCGGGAGGAGTCGTCGTCCTATGCCGTTCGGGACTGGGGCCAGGCGGCGGCGCGCGAGGACCGGGTCAGGGTGCCGCTCACGCCCGACCGCGTGATGTTCCTCGCCGGCATGCTGTTCCTCTACCCGGTGATGGTCGCCAGCACGTTCCTCCCGGCATTCCCGCTGCTCGCCCGGCTGGTCGTCGGCGGCTGTACGCTGCTGGTCACCGGCTACCTCCTCACCGTCCCGCCGCTCGGCACCGTCCTGTTCGGCGTCTGGAGCGTGCTCGCGCCGCTCGGCGTCGTCGCGCTCTCGGCCGACCCGTTCTCGCTGGCCGCGGTGGCGGCCGTCGGCGGGGCGTGGTCGCTGTTCGCCTTCGCTGTCGGCCTCGAACGGGCGCTCAGCCCGTGA
- the menD gene encoding 2-succinyl-5-enolpyruvyl-6-hydroxy-3-cyclohexene-1-carboxylic-acid synthase: MTAAEHNEAWADALVAELAAGGVDAVCIAPGSRSTPLTMAFARNDDVRVYSHLDERSAAYFALGRARRTGEVTPLVCTSGTAAANFHPAVIEASQARVPLLLLTADRPPELRDSGANQTVDQTKLYGDAVRWFRELPEPEAAGRTLRSLRTTAARALAEATGTPAGPVHLNCPFRKRLEPPEGTENEDRRTAAPERPHVRTTAGRPALSDDRVADLAAAVSDADRGLVVAGPADDAAPEPGTVADFAETTGFPVLADPLSGVRYGPHVDDAPVLGGYDSFVDPAVTDDWPDPDLVVRVGASPTSKPLRKYLRRTGPRQFVVDPAGGWREAEFAATDLVVADPGRLLDALADRVDDGADAGWRERWTAAEDRHWATVADARGERRFEGDVLATVVEDAPDPATLFVSNSMPVRDLDRFGAPWAADLTVLGNRGASGIDGIVSTALGAGSATADPLVLVTGDLAFYHDMNGLLAVGRCGVDATVVVVNNDGGGIFHMLPVEAFDPPFTEQFKTPHGLDFAPAAELYGLEFVRARDRDAFREAYRASLDSGGTQVIEVPFDAERSHREREAIRDAVVADLA, encoded by the coding sequence TCGACGCGGTCTGCATCGCGCCCGGGAGCCGGTCGACGCCGCTCACGATGGCCTTTGCACGCAACGACGACGTGCGGGTCTACTCGCATCTGGACGAGCGCTCAGCGGCGTACTTCGCGCTGGGGCGCGCTCGCCGGACGGGCGAGGTGACGCCGCTGGTCTGCACCTCCGGCACCGCCGCCGCGAACTTCCACCCGGCCGTCATCGAGGCCAGCCAGGCGCGCGTCCCGCTGCTCCTGCTCACTGCCGACCGCCCGCCCGAACTGCGGGACAGCGGCGCGAACCAGACCGTCGACCAGACGAAGCTGTACGGCGACGCCGTCCGCTGGTTCCGCGAACTGCCAGAACCGGAAGCGGCGGGCCGCACCCTCCGCTCGCTCCGGACGACGGCGGCCCGCGCGCTCGCCGAGGCGACCGGGACGCCCGCCGGCCCGGTCCACCTCAACTGCCCGTTCCGGAAGCGGCTGGAACCGCCCGAGGGAACCGAGAACGAGGACCGCCGGACGGCCGCACCCGAGCGCCCGCACGTCCGGACGACTGCCGGCCGGCCGGCGCTCTCCGACGACCGCGTCGCCGACCTCGCCGCGGCCGTCTCGGACGCGGACCGCGGCCTCGTCGTCGCGGGGCCGGCCGACGACGCAGCGCCCGAGCCGGGGACCGTCGCCGACTTCGCCGAGACGACCGGGTTCCCGGTGCTCGCCGACCCGCTGTCCGGCGTGCGGTACGGGCCACACGTCGACGACGCGCCGGTGCTCGGCGGCTACGACAGTTTCGTCGACCCGGCAGTGACCGACGACTGGCCGGACCCGGATCTCGTCGTGCGAGTCGGCGCGTCGCCCACGTCCAAGCCCCTGCGGAAGTACCTCCGACGAACCGGCCCGCGCCAGTTCGTCGTCGATCCGGCCGGGGGCTGGCGCGAGGCGGAGTTCGCGGCGACGGACCTCGTCGTCGCCGACCCGGGGCGACTGCTCGACGCCCTCGCCGACCGCGTCGACGACGGTGCCGACGCCGGCTGGCGCGAGCGCTGGACCGCCGCCGAGGACCGGCACTGGGCCACCGTCGCGGACGCCCGCGGCGAGCGCCGGTTCGAGGGCGACGTGCTGGCGACTGTCGTCGAGGACGCACCCGACCCCGCGACGCTGTTCGTGTCGAACAGCATGCCGGTCCGGGACCTGGACCGCTTCGGCGCGCCGTGGGCGGCCGACCTGACCGTCCTCGGCAACCGCGGCGCGAGCGGCATCGACGGCATCGTCAGCACGGCGCTGGGAGCCGGGAGCGCGACGGCCGACCCGCTCGTGCTGGTGACGGGCGACCTCGCCTTCTACCACGACATGAACGGCCTGCTCGCGGTCGGGCGCTGCGGCGTCGACGCCACGGTCGTCGTCGTGAACAACGACGGCGGCGGTATCTTCCACATGCTCCCGGTCGAGGCCTTCGATCCCCCGTTCACCGAGCAGTTCAAGACGCCCCACGGGCTGGACTTCGCGCCCGCCGCGGAGCTGTACGGGCTGGAGTTCGTCCGCGCCCGGGACCGGGACGCGTTCCGCGAGGCCTACCGGGCGTCGCTCGACAGCGGTGGGACGCAGGTGATCGAAGTCCCGTTCGACGCCGAGCGGAGCCACCGCGAGCGCGAGGCGATCCGCGACGCCGTCGTCGCTGACCTGGCCTGA